TGTTTGCTGGGATGGCTGACTTTAACGAAGACAACGAAAACCGGGTCGGCGGAGACTACCATCAGCCCTACTCACTCACTCTCGATAGTCAGTCGGTCTTAAAGAGTGCTGCGTTTGGCGATGGCGGACAACTCAGTCTCTACGCCCCGGCTCTCTCATCCTATAACATCGATGCTTCCGCTTCACTGAATGGTGGCAACGCGACGGGAGATCCGCCGACGAAGTATGCAGGACCGAGTGATCCAGGAGATGATTTTTTGGGCGGGTATGCCGGCGACGCGGTCAATAACTGGTCAATTTTCACCGCCGCGATCGGATTGGACGTCCAGATCACCGATGCTACGACAGTCTACGGCCAATCGATTAGTTCGCCGGCGACTGTCGGTCTGCTCAGCGATCCCTCCGTATTGTTTGGGACAACCACGGTGGGTGATCTGGGAATGCAAGTGAATTACGATGGGATCGACGATCAAGCCGATGCCGGCATCTATGTCTTGCAAGTCGACAGCGATAATCTGTTGCAAGGGTATTACATTCGAAAGGTCTATCGGAACGGAGAAACCTACAACGCGACTCCTATCACTAACTTTGGTCGCCATACGATTTCCCCAGCGAATTTGACGATCGCCATCAATGATCAAACCAAAACATTCGGCGATCTGTTCGACTGGCAAGGAAATGAATTCATAGCCACCGGCTTGGTCAATGGCGATCTCATTGAAAACCTGATGCTTAGCTCAGGCGGGACTGCCAAAATTGCGTCTGTCCTTGGGGGCCCCTATGTGATCAACGGAAGCAATCCGACGGGAACCGCGTTCAATGCTGCGAACTACGATATCGTGATCACGCCAGGAACGATGACAATCAATCCCGCCCCGCTGGATGTCACGTTGTACTCGCGATCGAAACTGCTGGGACTGGAACTAGAATCCAAAACCACATTGTTTGATGTATCAGGATTAAAAAATTCGGATGCGATATTCCAAATCGTGACGTCAAGCGAAGGTCTTCCCGCAACGGCAGTCCCTGGGACGTACGCCTTGGTCGCTGACCAACTGATCGGAAACGGACTTGATCTATCCAATTATTCGCTCAACTTGGTGGACGCAGTGTTGACCGTGATGATTCCCAATGACGAGACGGTTCATGACGTCTGGTCGCGTCCGGTAAATATCGCAACGACGTTGCCTTTGATGTTTAGTCATGACGGTGGGGCCGTGCAATCCAATCAAGCGGGGCGTTCGAGTGTCGAAATCACCGTCCCACAGGGCGGCGGAACGGGATCGAATGACGCCGGACAATCGGCGTTGGACGAAGCGAGGCGGCGCCGAACCCAACAGACCGATGACCGGAATACAACGTCGAGCGTTTCAACGTTGTAGTCAGCGGCAATCGCATGAATCTGATTTGCCAGACGATGAAATGTTTAGGACACACCCTCATCGGCGGTAGCGATTGGTCATCCTTTTGCTTCTGTCCAAGCTGGACGACTCGCCAGACGGCACGTCATGTCCGACGCAATCGACGCCGAAGTTGCACGCTATAGCTTTGTCGAATCCGCCGCGTCCTAAGTCACTCTTCTGACTCGTTGGGCTCGCCAAAGCGATCGATCAACGAGGACGATCGAGCACCATTGATCTCGGAAGAGGCAAGTCAGGATGACTGCATGGTATTGGCACAGGATGGCGGTCTGCTGCTGCCTGATTAGTTTTCTGATCGGCGGCATCGCAACCGCCCAGAACTTCGAGCGTTACCGGCCGAAGGCGTTTCCGTCGACTCGAGCTGGCGAGTTCGACATCAACGTTCCCGAGCAGCAGGACGATGCCACTCAAAGTAGTGACGTTGTTTTGGTGGATCGGTTGGATGCGGTCATCTTGTTGGCTCACCGAGATGACCTTGATCCGCATCAAGCGTTCGAGGAACTAGAAGGCGTCCATTGCCAGATCGCTGACTCGCGATCATTGGCTCACTCCCCCCAGATTCAGAATGCGATAAGAAAGCATCTCGGTCGCCCGATCACGCTCCGTAATCTTAACCAGATGACACGCGACGTGATCGCGATCTACGAGCGATGTGGACAGCCGATCGTCGACGTTCAGATTCTCGAACAAAAGATCACCGGTGGTACCATTCAAATTGTCATCGTCGAATCGCGAATCGGTCGGATCAATGTGACGGGCGGGTGCTGGACCGACCGATGTTTGCTTCGCAACAACATCACGCGATCACGAATCGGTGGAAAGATCTTCGAATCGTGTGTCGCCGAAGATCTTTTCTGGCTCAATCGAAATCCCTTTCGCTCGGTGGCGTTGGATATCAGACCTGGGACGTCCGACGGAACGTCAGATTTGTTCTTCGAGGTGTGCGATGTATTGCCTGCCAGGGCGTACGCCGGCTACGAAGACACCGGTGTCGAAGCGTTGCGTCTTGAACGTCTCTATTCTGGGGTCATGCTGGGGAATCCATTTGGACACGACGGCTTACTCGGGTATCAGTACACCGCAGACGCTGAATTCAATCGACTGCATGCGCACGCACTAAGTTATGGCGTAGATCCCAATCGACACGAGGGATTTCAGGTATTCGGCAGTTGGGCGTCTGCCGAACCAGACTTGCCCGCACCGATGACACAAGACGGCGAAGCTTGGCAGGTCGGCTCACGTTGGTATCGCTACGGAACCCGGACGGCTTATCTCGAACGCGCGTGGTTCGCCGGCTACGATTTCAAATCGTCCAATACGTCAGTCGAGTTCGGGTCGATCAACACATCCGATACTGCCGCAGATCTACTGCAACTTTGCCTTGGTTATCACGCTTTGGCTCGAGAAGACAATGGCGACTATGCCAGACTTCATTCGATCGTCAACTACGGTCCTGACGGCGGGTTTACTTCTCGCCACAATGCAGAGGCTTTCAACAGCCTGAGAATGAACACGGCACCTGGATACGTTTACTGGCGTACCAATTTGGAAATGCGGCGTCAGGTCAGCTGCGACTACGAATGGACATTTCGTGGTGCCGGTCAAATCGCAAGTGATCGGTTGCTGTTTAGCGAAACACTTGGATTCGGCGGATACGATTCGATTCGCGGTTACGACCAACGCGTTGCCAGCGGCGACAACGGATGGATCACCAACTTAGAAGTCGGCCCCACGGCCTGGACCTTTGGTTGCGGTGACGATGAACGAATCATCAAGTGCTATGGGTTTGCCGATCTGGGCCAGGCTTTCATCTTGGACAGCGTTCCAGGAGAAGATAAAGAACAGTTCCTAGCAGGCATAGGGATCGGTTGCCGAATCTCGATCGGTCAACGCGTTTCAATGCGGTTCGACTACGGTCGTGGACTAAACGATGTCCAAGGCGCCGACGCGGGTGATCGAGTCCACATCGGCCTGGTTTCATTCTTCGGCCCGATGCCATAGCGACACTGATGATTCACTCGGGGATGGTCGCAAAATGAAGGGCGCTATCGAGTATGCGCGAAGGGTCTCCCAGGCCAAAGATTGTAGAAGGCAATTATTGCTCGCCCATCCGATTGATCTGTCATCTTTTGGGGAACGCCACTTGTTTCTGGAACGCCGCATAGAATAATTCAGCGTAATCCCTATGGTGTCCCAATGAATGCCCAGCAACGACCTAGCGATCCGCTTCCGATGAAGCGAGCCTACCTGGCGATTTTGCCAAGTTGCTGGAGTTTGCGCGGGGGACAATTTCTGAGCGTAGTGATTGCGTTGGTGGCCTTTGCCCAGGCAATACCAACGGTTGTTCTATCGGTCAGCTCGACACAGCAGATTCTCTCCGCCGCCAAGTCTGTTCCCGATCGCCAATGCGTCGACGTTAATCCACACGACGCGATCGACGTTGCGCGTCCGTCACAGGCGGGCCCTCAAGTCCAACAAGAAGGCGGCGAGACATCCAAAAATTCGGCGGTTCCGTTTTGGGGGATTGCCTCAAACCGAACACGACTATGTTTGCCGACCGCCGAATGTCGTAGCGGTTGCTGCGTTTCCGCAGATACGAATTCTCTGATTGCATTGCACGTCAGATTACAGATTTAGGCATCGCGCGATTCGATTCCGTCTGTACATCTTTTTTTGTAATCATCTATTTGAGAGTGATATCGATGTCTGCGCGCGCAGTGCCCCCCAATTCAAAATCAAAGTCTGCTTCCCAACCGCCTTCGAACGTCCAAGACAAACTGGCATTCCATCCCGCGGTCGTTCGCGTACTTCCATTGATTCGTAGACGTGACTACCACGCGGCGGCGAAGCAACTACGTTCCGCGGGAAGAGATCTGTCGATCCGAAACACACTTGGCGTTTGTTTATTGCGAATCGGGCTCGCCGACGAAGCGCTACAAGTCTTTCGCCAGTTCGTTTTAACGCCCGGCAATTTGGGCGAACGTGGTGATGTTAGCGATGCTCAAAAACGCAATTTTGCGACTGCCTTACTGCTGAGCGGTTCGCCAAGTGGAGCGATCGATGTCCTCCGGGAGATCAAGTCTGCTGACCAGCGGCAAGCAGACCAAATACGCCGATCGATTCGACAGTGGGAAAAATCACTCAGTTGGTTGCGTTGGATTGACTGGAAGCTCAATCGTATCGAACCACCGAACTGTCGAGTGCAAGTGGACTTCGTGCCTGGTGAGTTCGATACCGGTGTAGAGGGTGATGCGGCTGCTGAGCCCGAGGTTACTATCGAACAAGACATGGAGATGACAAGTCAGGCAGTTTCGGCTTGATCGCACGGCTCGATGACCAACAGCCTTTGCCTCGGTGGGTATCGGACGCCCACCGAGGGGATGGAATGGAGTAAGATAAAGCGATATCTGCTTCCCGTCTCAAGCCAAGGTTGTTCGATGCGAATCAGTCAAATGGTGGCAGCGATTTTGCTCGCTGGGTCGCTGCTGGACGTAGCTCCACTCCCGGCGCAAGAGGTTGACTGGCACCAACGCTTTGCCGAACAAGCTGCGAAGTACGAATTGAGCCATCGCGAAAGCGGGGCCACGTTCGAGATGCTTGAAAAGCCGATTCTGCACTACACCACCCCGACGCGCATGGGTGGAGACGGCTCAGTATTTCTTTGGACCGATCAGTCGGCACCCGTCGCAATCGGTACCTGTTTCACCTACGTCTATCAAGGTCGCACGAATCGAAAGAACGCATTCAACGTGTTGACGAACCAGCCGATCAAAGCGGTGTACGAAAAACAGACCGTGTGGATGCCCCCGGAAAACGCGATTGGTTTTAAAGCGATTCCAAACGCGCCTCCTCCGGCCGAAAATCCTCGATCTCGCGAAACTCAAATGCGAGGTCTGTCGCGCC
Above is a genomic segment from Roseiconus lacunae containing:
- a CDS encoding tetratricopeptide repeat protein yields the protein MSARAVPPNSKSKSASQPPSNVQDKLAFHPAVVRVLPLIRRRDYHAAAKQLRSAGRDLSIRNTLGVCLLRIGLADEALQVFRQFVLTPGNLGERGDVSDAQKRNFATALLLSGSPSGAIDVLREIKSADQRQADQIRRSIRQWEKSLSWLRWIDWKLNRIEPPNCRVQVDFVPGEFDTGVEGDAAAEPEVTIEQDMEMTSQAVSA
- a CDS encoding ShlB/FhaC/HecB family hemolysin secretion/activation protein yields the protein MTAWYWHRMAVCCCLISFLIGGIATAQNFERYRPKAFPSTRAGEFDINVPEQQDDATQSSDVVLVDRLDAVILLAHRDDLDPHQAFEELEGVHCQIADSRSLAHSPQIQNAIRKHLGRPITLRNLNQMTRDVIAIYERCGQPIVDVQILEQKITGGTIQIVIVESRIGRINVTGGCWTDRCLLRNNITRSRIGGKIFESCVAEDLFWLNRNPFRSVALDIRPGTSDGTSDLFFEVCDVLPARAYAGYEDTGVEALRLERLYSGVMLGNPFGHDGLLGYQYTADAEFNRLHAHALSYGVDPNRHEGFQVFGSWASAEPDLPAPMTQDGEAWQVGSRWYRYGTRTAYLERAWFAGYDFKSSNTSVEFGSINTSDTAADLLQLCLGYHALAREDNGDYARLHSIVNYGPDGGFTSRHNAEAFNSLRMNTAPGYVYWRTNLEMRRQVSCDYEWTFRGAGQIASDRLLFSETLGFGGYDSIRGYDQRVASGDNGWITNLEVGPTAWTFGCGDDERIIKCYGFADLGQAFILDSVPGEDKEQFLAGIGIGCRISIGQRVSMRFDYGRGLNDVQGADAGDRVHIGLVSFFGPMP